A single genomic interval of Corylus avellana chromosome ca10, CavTom2PMs-1.0 harbors:
- the LOC132164150 gene encoding uncharacterized protein LOC132164150: MVDSDSDSDPETRKIRNICILAHVDHGKTTLADHLIAASGGGVLHPKLAGRLRFMDYLDEEQRRAITMKSSSIALHYKDHSVNLIDSPGHMDFCSEVSTAARLSDGALILVDAVEGVHIQTHAVLRQCWIEKLSPCLVLNKIDRLICELRLSPMEAYTRLLRIVHEVNGIVSGYKSEKYLSDVDSVLAGPVGEMGDDESFEFVEDDEEDTFQPQKGNVAFVCALDGWGFGIHEFAEFYASKLGASTAALQKALWGPRYFNSKTKMIVGKKGIGGGNKARPMFVQFVLEPLWQVYQVALDADGDKGMLEKVIKSFNLSIPARELQNKDQKVVLQAVMSRWLPLSDAILSMVVKCMPDPIAAQSFRVSRLLPKREVPDNLVDSNLLAEAELVRKSVEACDSRLEAPCVAFVSKMFAVPVKMLPQRGLRGEVINSPTEETGEGESDECFLAFARIFSGVLYSRQRVFVLSALYDPLRGDSMQKHVQEAELQSLYLMMGQGLKPVASAKAGNVVAIQGLGHHILKSATLSSTRNCWPFSSMIFQVAPTLRVAIEPSDPADMGALLRGLKLLNRADPFVEVTVSARGEHVLAAAGEVHLERCVKDLKDRFAKVRLEVSSPLVSYKETIEGEVSHMLENLKSISAGSDYVEKATPNGRCVVRVQVLKLPPTLTKVLDESSDLLGDIIGAKSGQTSKSLETRRSTIVEDENPIVALKKRIMDAVEKDILSLTEIDKERADKCRVKWLKLLKRIWALGPRHIGPNILFIPDFKRKGTDSSVPIHGSPFVSEKLGFVDEPIDGDTAAETSSEVTQALSVEAERLESSIVSGFQLATASGPLCDESMWGLAFIIEAYISPFIGQADESETSHQQLEQYGIFTGQVITTVKDACRVAVLQKKPRLVEAMYFCELNTAPEYLGPMYAVLGRRRARVSKEVMQEGSPLFTVHAYVPLSESFGFADELRRWTSGAASVLLVLSHWEALPQDPFFVPKTEEEIEEFGDGSSVPPNIARKLIDAVRRRKGLPVEEKVVQHATKQRTLARKV; the protein is encoded by the coding sequence atgGTTGATTCTGATTCTGATTCCGATCCCGAGACCCGGAAAATCCGAAACATATGCATACTAGCACACGTTGATCACGGCAAGACCACGCTTGCCGACCACTTGATCGCCGCCTCGGGTGGCGGCGTGCTCCACCCGAAGCTGGCGGGGCGCCTTCGTTTCATGGACTATTTGGACGAGGAACAAAGGCGTGCCATCACGATGAAGAGCTCCTCCATTGCTCTTCACTACAAGGACCACTCCGTTAACCTCATAGACTCCCCTGGCCACATGGACTTCTGTAGTGAAGTCTCCACCGCCGCTAGGTTAAGTGACGGTGCGTTGATATTGGTTGACGCCGTGGAGGGCGTCCATATCCAGACTCATGCCGTTTTGAGGCAATGCTGGATAGAGAAGCTGTCACCCTGTTTGGTGCTCAATAAGATTGATAGGTTGATTTGTGAGTTGAGGTTGAGTCCAATGGAGGCATATACCCGGTTGTTGAGGATTGTTCATGAGGTTAATGGGATTGTGAGCGGGTATAAATCGGAGAAGTATTTGTCCGATGTTGATTCAGTGCTTGCGGGGCCGGTGGGGGAGATGGGTGATGATGAGAGCTTTGAGTTTGTGGAGGATGATGAAGAGGATACATTTCAGCCCCAAAAGGGGAATGTAGCTTTTGTGTGTGCATTGGATGGGTGGGGTTTTGGAATTCATGAATTTGCTGAGTTCTATGCTTCGAAGCTTGGGGCGAGTACTGCTGCACTGCAGAAGGCTTTGTGGGGTCCTCGGTATTTTAATTCAAAGACAAAGATGATTGTGGGGAAGAAGGGAATTGGTGGAGGCAATAAGGCTCGACCCATGTTTGTTCAGTTTGTTCTTGAGCCGCTTTGGCAGGTTTACCAAGTGGCTTTGGATGCTGACGGGGATAAAGGGATGCTTGAGAAAGTAATTAAGTCATTTAATTTGTCCATTCCAGCTCGTGAGCTTCAGAACAAGGACCAGAAAGTTGTGCTTCAAGCTGTTATGAGCCGGTGGCTTCCTCTGTCGGATGCTATATTATCAATGGTGGTTAAGTGTATGCCGGACCCTATCGCAGCACAATCATTTCGTGTATCACGTTTGCTGCCGAAGAGAGAGGTCCCAGATAATTTGGTTGATTCTAATTTGCTTGCAGAGGCAGAGCTGGTTAGAAAATCTGTTGAGGCTTGTGATTCGAGGCTTGAAGCTCCTTGTGTTGCTTTTGTTTCCAAGATGTTTGCTGTGCCAGTCAAAATGCTTCCGCAAAGGGGTTTACGAGGAGAGGTTATAAACAGTCCAACTGAAGAAACTGGAGAGGGTGAGTCAGATGAGTGTTTCCTTGCATTTGCTAGGATCTTCAGCGGGGTTCTTTATTCAAGGCAGAGGGTTTTTGTGCTCTCAGCTTTATATGATCCACTAAGAGGGGACTCAATGCAGAAGCATGTGCAGGAGGCTGAGTTGCAATCCTTGTATCTAATGATGGGCCAAGGCTTAAAACCGGTTGCTTCTGCAAAGGCAGGGAATGTTGTGGCAATTCAAGGCCTTGGTCACCACATATTGAAGAGTGCAACTCTGTCATCAACAAGGAACTGTTGGCCTTTCTCAAGTATGATATTCCAGGTTGCCCCAACTCTTAGAGTTGCTATTGAGCCATCTGATCCAGCAGACATGGGTGCACTTTTGAGAGGTTTAAAGCTTCTGAATCGGGCAGACCCATTTGTGGAGGTCACTGTTTCTGCAAGGGGTGAACATGTCCTGGCTGCTGCAGGAGAAGTTCATCTAGAAAGGTGTGTAAAGGATTTAAAGGATAGGTTTGCGAAAGTAAGGTTGGAAGTCTCTTCTCCTCTTGTGTCCTATAAAGAGACCATTGAGGGAGAGGTTTCCCATATGCTGGAGAATTTAAAATCAATTAGTGCGGGTTCAGATTATGTTGAGAAGGCAACACCAAATGGAAGGTGCGTAGTCCGGGTGCAAGTCCTGAAGCTTCCGCCTACTCTAACAAAGGTGCTTGATGAAAGTTCTGATTTACTTGGAGATATTATTGGAGCTAAGTCTGGGCAAACCAGTAAAAGTTTGGAAACCCGGAGATCAACCATCGTGGAAGATGAGAATCCAATTGTAGCACTTAAGAAACGCATAATGGATGCTGTGGAGAAAGATATTTTGTCATTGACTGAGATTGACAAGGAACGGGCTGACAAATGTAGAGTAAAGTGGCTAAAGCTTCTTAAGAGGATTTGGGCTCTTGGGCCTAGGCATATTGGTCCTAATATCCTCTTTATACCGGATTTCAAAAGAAAGGGCACCGACTCCTCTGTTCCTATACATGGTTCTCCTTTTGTGTCTGAGAAATTGGGCTTTGTGGATGAGCCTATTGATGGTGACACAGCTGCTGAGACATCTTCCGAAGTAACTCAAGCGTTATCCGTGGAAGCAGAGCGACTTGAGAGTAGTATTGTATCAGGGTTTCAACTTGCTACAGCATCTGGACCCTTATGTGATGAATCTATGTGGGGTTTGGCATTCATTATTGAGGCTTACATTTCTCCATTTATTGGGCAGGCTGATGAGTCTGAAACTTCCCACCAACAACTTGAGCAGTATGGCATCTTCACAGGACAGGTTATTACAACTGTCAAAGATGCTTGTAGGGTGGCTGTGCTTCAGAAGAAGCCGAGACTTGTTGAGGCCATGTACTTTTGTGAGTTGAACACCGCTCCTGAATATTTGGGTCCCATGTATGCGGTGCTTGGTCGAAGGCGGGCCCGAGTGAGCAAGGAAGTAATGCAGGAAGGTTCCCCATTGTTCACTGTGCATGCTTATGTGCCACTTTCTGAAAGCTTTGGTTTCGCCGATGAGCTTAGAAGATGGACTTCTGGAGCTGCTAGTGTTCTTCTTGTGCTTAGCCATTGGGAAGCACTTCCTCAGGATCCTTTCTTTGTACCCAAAACAGAGGAGGAAATTGAAGAGTTCGGAGATGGGTCTAGTGTGCCTCCAAATATAGCCAGGAAGCTCATTGATGCTGTAAGACGACGGAAAGGCCTTCCTGTGGAGGAAAAAGTTGTCCAGCATGCAACAAAGCAGAGGACTTTGGCTCGTAAAGTGTAG
- the LOC132163892 gene encoding uncharacterized protein LOC132163892, which yields MEVLQHFSHKEHPLIFVEDLENEVVCSGCKESVWGGAYKCSECNFFLHKSCAELPPEIQHSLHPNHTFVLQLPSQLKLCEACYGSCENSFFYHCNTCDFEGLHVECASGWRTKPDNCHQHEFVPIFQQIHFTCEACGEDCNSFAQVCRICQLLVHTECTEMPRSIRIIADRHLLTLIYSLGKVMKEHDDHVFCNLCYKKLKLKYGGYYCRECDFVTHLECARQNWIGPSDTIDSSRDLIEDINLEEDEEPEVVKHLDHKHYLIISRNEREIYDRKRCEGCMQSITAPFYSCEQCNYFLHSTCARLPLKIRHPKHRHLLTLSARGNLIDGIVNCNACGCYGFAYKCHDCDYSLDIRCCLIPKTFKHEGHQHSLFHAISSVEKCSACDRSKNNNGVFVCTKCNSALGFECATLPLKAKYEYDPHPLSLIYTVENDSGEFYCLICEEERNPNHWFYYCVKCNFAAHPQCVVGRHPYIKYGRNFTRKNHQHPLNFVRRTKESHPCNACSETFDEDAAVNCTQCKSIIHLWDKCLYKLF from the coding sequence ATGGAGGTCCTCCAACATTTTAGCCACAAGGAGCATCCCTTGATCTTTGTAGAAGACTTAGAAAATGAAGTTGTTTGCTCTGGTTGCAAAGAATCAGTATGGGGCGGTGCCTACAAATGCTCTGAATGCAACTTCTTCCTTCACAAGTCATGCGCCGAGTTACCCCCTGAGATACAACACTCTCTGCATCCAAACCACACCTTTGTCCTCCAACTGCCATCACAGCTTAAACTTTGTGAAGCCTGCTATGGGAGTTGCGAAAATAGCTTCTTCTACCATTGCAATACTTGCGATTTCGAAGGCCTTCATGTCGAATGTGCTTCCGGTTGGCGAACGAAACCCGACAATTGTCACCAACATGAATTCGTTCCCATCTTTCAACAGATCCACTTCACTTGCGAAGCCTGTGGTGAGGATTGCAACAGCTTTGCCCAGGTATGTCGCATTTGTCAACTCTTGGTTCACACTGAATGTACTGAGATGCCACGTAGCATAAGAATTATAGCTGATCGTCACTTGCTCACTCTCATTTATTCACTTGGTAAAGTGATGAAGGAGCACGACGATCATGTATTCTGTAATCTCTGCTACAAAAAGCTCAAACTCAAGTATGGGGGTTATTATTGTCGAGAGTGCGATTTCGTAACCCACTTGGAATGCGCACGCCAAAATTGGATTGGACCAAGTGATACCATAGACTCAAGCAGAGATCTTATTGAGGATATCAACttagaagaggatgaagaacCTGAGGTGGTCAAACATTTGGATCATAAACATTACTTAATCATCAGCCGCAATGAAAGGGAGATTTATGATCGTAAGCGTTGTGAAGGATGTATGCAATCAATTACCGCCCCATTTTATAGTTGTGAGCAATGCAACTACTTTCTTCATAGCACGTGTGCTAGATTACCCTTAAAGATACGACACCCAAAACACCGACATCTGCTTACCCTCTCCGCAAGGGGAAATCTCATCGATGGCATCGTAAATTGTAATGCTTGCGGTTGTTATGGCTTCGCTTATAAATGTCACGATTGTGACTACAGCCTCGACATCCGATGTTGTTTGATTCCGAAAACCTTTAAACATGAAGGTCACCAACACTCCCTCTTCCATGCTATAAGTTCTGTTGAAAAGTGCAGTGCTTGCGACAGATCAAAGAACAACAATGGTGTATTTGTATGCACTAAATGCAATTCTGCATTGggttttgaatgtgcaacaCTTCCactcaaagctaagtatgaataTGATCCACATCCCCTCTCACTAATATACACTGTCGAAAATGATTCAGGAGAATTTTATTGTCTAATTtgcgaagaagaaagaaatccaAACCATTGGTTTTATTACTGTGTAAAATGCAACTTTGCTGCTCATCCTCAATGTGTGGTTGGAAGGCATCCCTACATTAAGTATGGAAGAAATTTTACTCGGAAAAATCACCAACACCCTCTCAATTTTGTCCGAAGGACTAAGGAGTCCCATCCATGTAACGCTTGCagtgaaacttttgatgaagaTGCAGCCGTAAACTGTACACAATGCAAATCCATTATCCATTTGTGGGATAAATGTttgtataaattattttaa
- the LOC132164541 gene encoding fasciclin-like arabinogalactan protein 12, whose amino-acid sequence MTKQAISSLSILLVFLIHCITTSAQPAAAPVQPANAPAQPANPPVQPANPPAQPAIPPVQSAQAPAQPALVPVQKGPTDVTKILEKAHGYSVFIRLLKSTGVAKQLYGQLNSSSNGFTIFAPIDSAFSNLKPGTINSLSDLQKTQLIQFHILNTVVALSNFQTLSNPVPTEAGDVSAGAFPLNITTAGNQVNISTGLVNTTLGGTVYSDNQLVIYQVSKVLLPLDIFNPKPKPKKVAAAAAPTPTASKPKTTKEDAPVSPSGAATTVDKAAAVSLSMHGMLESIGVVVVAFLVMK is encoded by the coding sequence ATGACCAAACAGGCTATCTCCTCCCTCTCAATTCTTCTTGTGTTTCTCATCCATTGCATCACAACTTCAGCCCAGCCGGCTGCGGCTCCAGTCCAGCCCGCCAATGCCCCGGCCCAGCCCGCCAATCCTCCGGTTCAGCCCGCCAATCCCCCAGCTCAGCCTGCCATTCCCCCAGTCCAGTCAGCCCAAGCACCAGCCCAGCCTGCCCTGGTCCCGGTGCAGAAAGGTCCCACCGACGTGACCAAAATCCTCGAAAAGGCTCATGGGTACTCGGTCTTTATTCGCCTCTTAAAGAGCACAGGTGTGGCTAAGCAACTTTATGGGCAGCTCAACAGTTCAAGTAATGGGTTTACTATCTTTGCTCCTATTGATTCCGCATTTTCGAACCTTAAACCTGGCACTATAAACTCTCTATCTGACCTGCAAAAGACTCAATTAATACAATTTCATATCTTGAACACCGTTGTTGCTCTCTCAAACTTCCAAACCTTGAGCAATCCAGTGCCGACTGAAGCTGGAGATGTCAGCGCCGGCGCGTTTCCTCTAAACATTACCACCGCTGGAAACCAAGTGAACATCTCGACTGGCCTTGTGAACACCACATTGGGTGGTACAGTGTATTCAGATAACCAACTTGTTATTTATCAGGTGAGCAAAGTGCTTCTTCCGCTGGACATTTTCAATCCTAAGCCCAAGCCTAAAAAAGTAGCGGCTGCAGCAGCCCCCACACCAACGGCGTCGAAGCCTAAGACGACAAAGGAGGATGCTCCGGTGAGTCCGTCTGGTGCTGCTACCACCGTGGACAAGGCTGCCGCAGTAAGTCTCAGCATGCATGGAATGTTGGAGTCCATTGGAGTTGTCGTGGTTGCGTTCCTTGTGATGAAATGA